In Phocoena sinus isolate mPhoSin1 chromosome X, mPhoSin1.pri, whole genome shotgun sequence, a genomic segment contains:
- the LOC116747166 gene encoding cell division cycle-associated protein 4-like, producing MSLVKLQLCHMLVEPNLCHSLLITNTDQQIQEMTQDGRWCMPVPQTTGRASRDLLVSTGILCCCTWKGVHLAPDPRDLASDFQVVPAVQASGASLGGIWGRDGPRENRGSFHKSLDQIFETLESQSPGALEELFTDMDGSYYDLDAVLTGMLGSAKLSRDGLDHVVDILVET from the coding sequence ATGTCATTGGTCAAGCTCCAGCTGTGCCACATGCTGGTGGAGCCCAACCTGTGCCATTCACTTCTCATCACCAACACGGACCAGCAGATTCAAGAGATGACCCAGGATGGGAGATGGTGCATGCCGGTGCCCCAGACCACAGGGCGGGCGTCGCGCGACCTCCTAGTATCCACGGGGATCCTGTGCTGCTGCACGTGGAAGGGGGTTCACCTGGCCCCTGACCCCAGAGACCTGGCCTCTGACTTCCAAGTGGTCCCAGCGGTACAGGCTTCCGGAGCCTCTCTGGGTGGCATTTGGGGCAGGGATGGTCCTCGAGAAAACAGAGGAAGCTTTCATAAGTCGCTCGATCAGATATTTGAAACACTGGAGAGTCAAAGCCCCGGTGCGTTAGAGGAACTGTTTACCGACATGGACGGCTCCTACTACGACCTGGACGCTGTGCTGACTGGCATGCTGGGCAGTGCCAAGTTGAGCCGGGACGGGCTGGATCATGTGGTGGATATCCTGGTGGAGACCTGA